The following coding sequences are from one Coffea arabica cultivar ET-39 chromosome 11e, Coffea Arabica ET-39 HiFi, whole genome shotgun sequence window:
- the LOC113718981 gene encoding uncharacterized protein — translation MPSFGTRGSKRKWMAALRSLCKSWGILSGWNSCGFNTGICTTFRRNGSLEWTGGWSHGAKSSLVHYHRPDKLGKSARLSINLNGSLVGYFGSSRGLRQGDPISPYLFLLVMEVFTQLFDDNNRALGFDYHPRCESLKLPHVMFADDLFLMAKANAKSLSTIRETLNAFAEMSGLRPNMAKSEIFIAGVLDEDCSAIANAKAFAFWAIQPIASSSWNWRKVLKLKPLASKRIQMVGGDGQITHLWYDWLHPLGPLLQVFPDRIIHLFRSFADPKVSSIIQNGEWVWSSGRTYTGEVVQLVNATPPSLFPMPDQIDTAVWTADSKGCYTASSAFKVLTTLCPSVSWSKLVWEEQHVLRHSFILWLACQNRLSTKDRLLEWGMLLGPYCTLCSAADESIELLFSL, via the exons ATGCCATCTTTTGGCACCAGGGGTAGCAAGAGGAAGTGGATGGCAGCACTTAGGAGCTTATGTAAATCTTGGGGCATATTATCTGGTTGGAATTCCTGTGGCTTTAATACTGGGATTTGCACTACATTTAGGAGGAATGGGTCTCTGGAGTGGACTGGTGGCTGGAGCCACGGTGCAAAGTCTTCTCTTGTCCATTATCACAGGCCTGACAAACTGGGGAAATCAG CCAGGTTATCAATCAATCTAAATGGCTCGTTGGTGGGTTATTTTGGTAGTAGTAGAGGATTAAGACAAGGAGATCCCATTTCTCCTTATTTGTTTTTGCTGGTCATGGAGGTCTTCACGCAACTCTTTGATGATAACAACAGAGCCTTGGGCTTTGATTATCACCCTAGATGTGAGTCTTTGAAGTTACCTCATGTCATGTTTGCTGATGACTTATTTTTAATGGCTAAAGCTAATGCCAAGTCTCTAAGCACTATTAGAGAAACATTGAATGCATTTGCTGAGATGTCTGGACTTCGGCCAAATATGGCTAAATCTGAAATCTTCATAGCTGGTGTCCTAGATGAGGATTGCAGTGCTATTGCTAAT GCAAAAGCTTTTGCCTTTTGGGCTATTCAACCAATTGCCTCCTCATCTTGGAATTGGCGCAAAGTATTAAAACTGAAACCTCTTGCCAGCAAACGTATCCAAATGGTAGGAGGAGATGGGCAGATAACACACTTGTGGTATGATTGGTTGCATCCTCTTGGACCATTACTCCAAGTGTTTCCTGATCGCATAATTCACTTGTTTAGGAGCTTTGCAGATCCAAAAGTATCCTCCATTATTCAAAATGGAGAATGGGTTTGGTCTTCTGGTAGAACATACACAGGTGAAGTAGTGCAACTGGTGAATGCCACACCGCCTTCACTTTTTCCTATGCCTGACCAAATTGATACTGCTGTATGGACTGCTGATTCTAAAGGTTGCTATACTGCTAGTTCCGCATTTAAGGTGCTCACCACTCTTTGCCCTTCTGTTTCTTGGAGTAAATTGGTATGGGAAGAGCAGCATGTTCTAAGGCACTCTTTTATTCTGTGGTTGGCGTGTCAAAATAGGTTATCAACAAAGGATAGACTACTAGAATGGGGAATGTTGCTAGGCCCCTACTGCACTCTGTGTTCTGCTGCTGATGAATCCATTGAACTCCTGTTTTCTCTCTGA